The Fusarium fujikuroi IMI 58289 draft genome, chromosome FFUJ_chr05 DNA segment TCTGCAAGGAGACTTTACACAATTCTCCCTTGGCCATGGTGCCGATAACTACAGTGTCGAGTCATGTCGGTAGGTGCTTCTTGGTGATATGGTCTACTTCCGCGGCTGACAAGTGGCAGTTTCTACGACCATGGCATGGTAGCACTACTTGGAAACAACTCACTCGTCACAGTCTCATCATATACCGAACCCCGACCCAAAGCTCTTGCTAAGATACCAGAAAGCGAGATCCATGCTTGGTCAATCATTTCACCAAACCACACATTATCTAGGTCTGTCGAGGTACTATTAAGCGTCGATAAGACTGTGTACGTCGTCGATGCTACTGACTGCGAAGACCGTTTCCTCGATATTGGGCCTTTCAGCCATATTAGTGTCTCTCCGGATGGTCGCTACGTCAATCTTTATGCTGTGAATGGGAAAGCTCATGTCATATCAAGTGACTTCCAAGAACGGCTATTCGAACATGATTCCGACTCTCAAACACCTCCTCTATATGTTGAATGGTGCGGGTCCGATGCCCTCATTGCCTGGGAGGATGAAGTGCATATTATTGGACCTGGtgactcttcatcttcatatATATACGATAGCACACGTGTGCATGTCATTTCTGGTATGTGCCTTGTTGAACTTCAATGCTAGACTACTAATATTCTTATAGAACACGATGGTGCCCGTCTAATTACAAACGACTTTTGCGAGTTCCTTGAAAGAGTGCCTAGGGACACCATCGAAGTCTTTGGCCAGGCTTCAGATTCATCGCCTGCTTCAATTCTTCTCGACGCTGTAGGCCAACTGGAGCTTGAGTCTCCAAAAGCCGATGATTACATCCAACTAATACGACCTAATCTTACCGGGGCTGTGGACACTTGTGTCAATGCAGCTGGGCGCGAATTTGATACCCACTGGCAGAAGCGCTTGCTCAAAGCAGCTTCGTTTGGCAAATCTGTACTCGATATATATAACAGTGACGACTTTGTTGACATGTGCGAGACTCTACGCGTGCTCAACGCTGTGCGATATTATGAAGTTGGCATGCCACTGTCTTTTGAACAGTATCACCGCTTGACACCAGAGAGCCTCATTCGACGATTGCTCAATCGACACGAGTATCTTCTTGCCTTGAAGATCGCAGGCTATCTCAAGTTACCAACGGATCGAATCTACGTACACTGGGCGTCTAGCAAGGTCCGTGTAGGtggtgaggatgacgatACTATCTGCCGGTTGATCGTGGAGAGACTATCTGGCAAGCCTGGAATTTCCTTTGAGGAAATCGCTCGTGCAGCATATCAAGAAGGCAGGGGCCGACTTGCTACTGAACTGCTCAACCATGAGCCTCGTGGTGGTAGACAggttcctcttctcttgagTATGGAGGAGGACGAGCTTGCTCTCGACAAAGCTGTTGAGAGTGGTGACACAGACTTAATACTGTCAGTTTTGTtgcagctcaagaagaagttgcCCCTCGCCGCTTTCTTCAGGGTCATCAATGCACGACCGACAGCAACAGCACTGGTGGAAGCTTTGGCCATGGAAGAGGGCGACAACACGCTGCTAAAGGACCTATATTATCAAGATGACCGACGAGAAGATGGTGCCAACGTTTTCATCCGCGAATCATTGAAACAACCTGATGCTCGAACAGCGTCTGACAAATTGGCACTGGCTGCAAAACTATTAGCTGACTCAAAGGAGTCGACGTTCGAGGTTCATGCGTTGAAGGAGGCTACGACACTTCTGCGCATGCACGAAGCTTTCGACCGGGATTTGACAGACACCTTTACTGGCTTGAGCGTCAATGAAACCATGTTTAAGCTTATTCGACTGGGCTACCACGGACGGGCTAAGAAGATCCAAAGCGAGTTCAAAGTCCCCGAGAAAGTGGCGTGGTGGATTCGGTATGTGGAACTTTTCTCCAACAGGCCCTGGCTTCGGGACGACAACGTTGGACAACGGCTAACTTTTGTTCCTGCAGATTACGAGCACTAGTCGCGAAGCGAGACTGGAACGAGATCGAGGAGATCTCCAAGACAAGGAGGAGCCCCATTGGTTGGGAGGTGAGTTACAGAATGAGAACTCTATGAATTGAGATCTGAGACTGACAGTCGTAgcccttcttcaacctcacgCTCCAAGCAGGTAACCCACGATTAGCATCTGTATTTGTACCCAAATGCACATCAGTAGAAGCTGGAGAGACGATCACCATGTATGAGAAATGTGGGATGCGGGTGAAGGCCGCGCAAGAAGCCGTGAGACTCAAGGACAGTGAGTCTTGGGAGAGGCTCTTGGAGGCTGCAGGAAAGGGTTCacaagagggaagagagatCGAACGCCTGGGCCAATCCGTATTCAAGAAGTAGAGCCAGCTCTACTATAATTTCTTAAGAGACACATATAGCTCGTTTCACCGTACTTTCATAGCAACAATATCCACAGACATGCAGCAGCCATGATCGATTATGACTCTCGTCAAGTTACACAATGATACGATCGGAACCGCGTTTAAGGCCAGTCAGCTATAAGCCAAGCCATCTACTGCAGTGGCTGCATAGTTGATGTGACATAAATTGATGAATGCATTTTACGATTGTGTATTGAGCCATGAGAAACAACGCCTCAATACAGCTCCGCACTTACCGACTGGAATGTGAGAGTCTGCAGTTGTTTCGGAAGATATCACGGACATTCGCGTGATGGTTCCCAGGGTCTCGTGACGCGCCCAGTTGCAAGTCATGTTTCTGTTGGTGTCTCATGATCCGCGATAAAGTGTTTGGCACTTTAACATTAGTCGACATTAAGCGGAACTAACGGGCATCTAGACGGGACGGAGGGTTTCGCGTGTGAGCTCGAGATAACGTTATGCTTGGTCGGGATCTACCGAAACCGTTCCATGGCGAGTAAAGCAGATGATGCCTGTTGGTGGCATGACAGCCGAGGACCCTGTATCGTACTGTATGGTGCTGTAGGtcgagaagagggagggtaggatgatgatatcatggGTTACATTTTGGCTCCGATGTGGGGATGACCTCGGCATGTACAGAACCAACTacaaggtaaggtaggcaATAGCTGGGGAACTGTTCAGTAACACAAACTCGGAGACTTTATGTCAGTGAATTTTCATTATCGTGATACCTGAGAGAAACTTCAATCGACCGGTTTAACGTTACCCCCTTTTTCGCCCCCCGAGCATttttgtttgcttgcttTGCATCGTAAGCTTAAGCCCTGTTCCTCTTTGGGCTATGGTCTAAGGTCTGGAAGAGTCTGGTGGTGGCGGGATCagaaacaccagcaccaaaagTCCGGAGTGTAACTCAACTTGGGTTTAAGCCTCAACAGAAGGAACTTTGAGAAACGGTTGAGGGAGTCTTCTTTTTCTAGAAGCATGTGAGGCGTTTTGGTTGAGATGGACTGTTTCTAGATGGGCAATGAGTGGGTATCAGAGATTGGGTAGCGGTTGGGAGATGTTAATTGTGGAAAATGGCCTTCTTTAAGCTGGGGATATCTTGAATGAAAGATGGAGAATGTATGTCATGATGGATCTAGACTGTGGAGCTGCTTGGGGACATGGAGGCATGAAATTCAGGGCAATCGACATTGCATCTTTTAAGGGTCTCTTACCGGCGACCTTTTCTTACCGATatttgatgacgaagaacaTGTCGTGTAACTGAAGGATTACCACTGATAGTGCCAGCAAAGAGTCCAGAGACTGAGGTCCCAAAGTATTTGGCCACCTCCAAAAAAGGATCCGCGCTCCGTTTCCGATACTGAACCCCTGTTCTACG contains these protein-coding regions:
- a CDS encoding related to vacuolar protein sorting VACUOLELESS1, translating into MDTLHARADWESVGDRWFRKTQQYTAVFDQDLDLDNYIVAGAPYAGALALWRDDTKLLAYQPGRSAKPAIDIYSLAGKKLRSIPWDNGTIKGLGWSEDETLLIVTTDGTVRCYDLQGDFTQFSLGHGADNYSVESCRFYDHGMVALLGNNSLVTVSSYTEPRPKALAKIPESEIHAWSIISPNHTLSRSVEVLLSVDKTVYVVDATDCEDRFLDIGPFSHISVSPDGRYVNLYAVNGKAHVISSDFQERLFEHDSDSQTPPLYVEWCGSDALIAWEDEVHIIGPGDSSSSYIYDSTRVHVISEHDGARLITNDFCEFLERVPRDTIEVFGQASDSSPASILLDAVGQLELESPKADDYIQLIRPNLTGAVDTCVNAAGREFDTHWQKRLLKAASFGKSVLDIYNSDDFVDMCETLRVLNAVRYYEVGMPLSFEQYHRLTPESLIRRLLNRHEYLLALKIAGYLKLPTDRIYVHWASSKVRVGGEDDDTICRLIVERLSGKPGISFEEIARAAYQEGRGRLATELLNHEPRGGRQVPLLLSMEEDELALDKAVESGDTDLILSVLLQLKKKLPLAAFFRVINARPTATALVEALAMEEGDNTLLKDLYYQDDRREDGANVFIRESLKQPDARTASDKLALAAKLLADSKESTFEVHALKEATTLLRMHEAFDRDLTDTFTGLSVNETMFKLIRLGYHGRAKKIQSEFKVPEKVAWWIRLRALVAKRDWNEIEEISKTRRSPIGWEPFFNLTLQAGNPRLASVFVPKCTSVEAGETITMYEKCGMRVKAAQEAVRLKDSESWERLLEAAGKGSQEGREIERLGQSVFKK